The nucleotide window CCAATCACGGAGCAGTAGGGCTGAGCCGACCGACCAATCACTGCGCAGTAGGGCTGAGCCGGCCGACCAATCACAGCGCAGTAGGGCTGAGCCGACTGACCAATCACGGAGCAGTAGGGCTGAGCCGACCGACCAATCACGGAGCAGTAGGGCTGAGCCGACCGACCAATCACGGAGCAGTAGGGCTGAGCCGACCGACCAATCACTGAGCAGTAGGGCTGAGCCGACCGACCAATCACTGAGCAGTAGGGCTGAGCCGACCGACCAATCACTGCGCAGTAGGGCTCAGCCGACCGACCAATCACTGAGCAGTAGGGCTGGGAGATGTGATGTTTAGACATGATGTTATGTTTTAGAAATCAAGGAgtcacaatatttttttgctccctcagactccagattttcaaacattgCTCTATCATAACAAACCACGCATGCAGAATCAGAGCCGCTGTGATGGTGTCTTTTGTGTGTTGATCTAGAAATGGCGGAGCATCACGACGTCCCGAAGCTGCTGCTCATGGCCCGAGAGCTGGTGCACAAGGTCCAGATCCTGATCGAGAACAAGTGAACCCACTTCCTTTAGCAATCTGAAGACGCTCCGTGTCAGTAAACTAACCCTCAGCTCAAACAAATGCCAAACTAGTGTTGCTTTCATCTGCCCAGacttaatattattgtattattcgATTCATTTATAGCGAATGCATAGTGAAATAGGAAGTTGTGAGAGTAAACGTGACTGCGAATAGAAAAGAGATGAAGAgagatattataaaaataataaataatgtaggaTGCTCTGAGAATAGTTTTATACGAGGTCGTGGATGGCTATGAAATATATAAAGATGATCTATGAATGGCAGGGATGGCGTGCACCCTTTCTAAAACTAGAGGTTTTCTAAAAGCACAAAGTATTCAAATTAatgctgtatatttatttatttttttaaatgtgtgaaaattaAGACATGAATCATTACTGTGGATGTTTAGCATACTTCACACGTCACTTCGTGATGTTTGCACAGAAGAAGAGACGGCACCTGTTTGCGCCTGGGGAGAAAGtgattttctttgtcattttcagCTGATTGGGAGAATCTCGAATCATATTTCACCTCTAAATACAAAGGAAAAAATtggaaaatataaatgcattatatttttaggaccattaacatgtttaaatatttgtgaaaatttaATACATCATTATTGTAaaccgttttttatttatttttttatttaaattaattaaaatatgtaaaataaatactacagtgatgtgtgtgtgtgtgtgtgtgcacgtttatatatatatatatatatatatatatatatataaatatatagtatacAGGTATATTATTTATggtgcattacagtaatgaaaattcagaaataaaaataaaaatatgaagattttattttttccccctcatttcACCTCTAAATCCAAAAAAAGAGAACATTTTAATTTGCATGCTATTTTTAGGAccataaatattttttgcatgtttgcactttttttttaatcgttactgtaaaacatatttgtttaatttaaattataaaatgaatgaacactactatgacgtgtgtgtgtgtgtgtgtgtgtttattggcaCATTACAGTAATGAATATTAGATTATTTATTCGGTGATAAAAAGTGATTACTTGTCTTAAAAATAAGCTGAATTAGCTTTTCCCTCATATTTCACTTTTAAATACAATGCAAAATAACAAGAAATTATATCTGCATTCTATTTTTAGGACCTGTTTTTAGactttttgcatgtttgtttattGCATATCTTCATTGTTGTAGTGCATAATGTAAATGTCACCGTAGATTGAATGAAAATGAGATTTGATTTATTCGACAGGGTTTGAATGGCATGCAATGGTCTTAAAAATAGGTGGAATTTCctttatgcaaaaaagaaaagagattgATTTCTTCCTTTTggtttttggggtgaaatgtgagCCGCATGTTTTCTTCACTCAGAGAATCTGTTGAGCTGCTACACAATGACGTACCTCACTTTACTGTCGAAACAACCCATCACCACAGTTTCATTCGTATTGATCTTTTTGCCTTAAGTTCagggacgtgtgtgtgtgtgctgatgttCACGTATATCTGATATCTGCCATATAGacatgtgtaagtgtgtgtgtgtgtgtgtgtgctcttctaCCAGCAGCCAGACTTTTGTAAAGTGTCCCGATCTTTCAGCACTTGTTAGATCTGATGTGATTGTAGTAATCTGCTGTAATGGAGTGTGATTGATTGAAGTGCCACTAACTCCCATCATATCTGTCCTTTCTCTCTCTGTATGCATCGCTGTTTATGCCCTGTAACATAAGCTTACTCTCGCTGTATGTAGCTCATAATATAATCTCTACAAATGTTGGACGTGTGAattgtaaaaacctcttctgatCGATGTATTCGGCTCACAGCCTCACTactgacacaaatgatttgtTGAAACTGTATTGGAAACCTATATATTTTTATCGTCCTCTGTGAAACTACATAGTATATTGTCAGAACTGTGTGCTGCATATGATATAAtctgtattataatatttaataaatgtatgtgtTGACTGGTTTTCTGGTGAATCGTGTGTTAACTGCTtcggaattatatatatatatatatatatatatatatatatatatatatatatatatatatatatatatatatatatatatatatatatatacacacacacacacacgtatatttgatgtttacatttacaaaagatccaattaatacattaaaaaaaggttaaaaataaatacattttgcagtACCATGAGGCATCATACACattccttttaatatttttgtattattttgtgaaGAATTAAACACTTCTAGCCTACTTCAgaagctaaatatattttttagcacctctcaattttatttatttaatttattgtacaGAATGAAATGGTTCTTCGTTAGTAAATATTGACCTTAATTTtaattttcctgtttttattaattttccattattattattattgtgaagaAAGAAATGGATTTCCGTAATTTACTAATTACTTGTATTATTATAGTAAAGAATGAGacataatttatttcagtaaagaagtaaatgagatatatatatatatatatatatatatagatatatatatatatatatatatatatataaaaatccagCATTaactattatgatttttttttttttttaaggaaattattCAGTTTCTCCGGTAAATATTGACTTTTAGTCATTCCTATTTATTTAACGCAGAAACGTCtaaactatacacacacacacacaaaataacggTTCACGGTTTTCCGTTTGTGGTTTAAAATCTTCTCAgccaaaatgtttattaatttaattattttggttTTGTCCTTGGGACTTTTAAATGCGCTTTGCTGACGTAATCATCGTGCGCCACGTGGGACCACGTGTCATCGGCGAGATCACGGAAGTAAACAAACAGTGACTCTCCGCGGACAGAACACAACTCTGAACCGCTAATCCGCGGTGTTTGTGGCCGGTGTGAAGATGGACAGCGTCGGCGAGGGCTGCACGGAGCTCAAGCGCGAGTATGACCAGTGTTTTATTCGCTGGTTCTCCGAGGAATTCCTGAAGGGAGACCGGAGCGCGGATCCGTGCAGCGAGTTATTCCGCAAATACCACACGTGTGTTCAGGTACCGCCCTGCATGGATCTATATAGACGCATATACAAGTGTGTAAGGTGCGGGGAATGAGAAATTTGAGCTGTCAATTACTGATGCTCACGTGTTTATCTACAGAAAGCCATCCAGGAGAAGGACATCCCTGTAGAAGGTGTGAAGTTCATGGGCCCGAACAGAGAGAAAGCGGACAGCTGATGGCTTGGTTGTGTTGGATATGGACCAGGACAGATGTGATGGCGTCATCAGGACGCTCGGACTGCAGCGATGACCCTTTGATGGACAGACACTTACTGATGAGACTGAAACTGTACATCCAGTGCTTAGCCTGATAGTGAATGGTCATTAGAAAGGGGCATGCTTGAGCTGTCAGCTCTCTAAACATGCAGGAGAAGGCATTGTGCAGCGAAAAGGGTCCAGGTGTCGGCGTTTTCTCTGGAAGCTTGTTACGTAATTATTAAAGGTAATTGCTACATTTTGTTTAATTGGTTCT belongs to Carassius gibelio isolate Cgi1373 ecotype wild population from Czech Republic chromosome B10, carGib1.2-hapl.c, whole genome shotgun sequence and includes:
- the triap1 gene encoding TP53-regulated inhibitor of apoptosis 1; translated protein: MDSVGEGCTELKREYDQCFIRWFSEEFLKGDRSADPCSELFRKYHTCVQKAIQEKDIPVEGVKFMGPNREKADS